The following nucleotide sequence is from Halorussus caseinilyticus.
CGGCGCTCGACGCCTTCGCGTTCCCGAGTCCGGTCGAGACGCAGGGACTGGTTGCGCTGGAGGCCAACGCCTGCGGCACGCCCGTCGTGGGCGCGGACGCTGGCGCGCTCTCGAACACCATCCGCGACGGCGAGACGGGCTATCACTACGAGAGCGGCGACGTGGCGGACTTCCGGGAGGCGATTCGCCGGACGCTGGCCGAACGCGAGGAGTTGCGAGAGACGTGTCTGGCCCGGCGCGAGTCGGTCAGCGTCGAGAACGCTATCGAGAAGTTGCGGAGCGTCTACGAGTCGATTCGGTAGGCAGGCGGTGGGTTAGAGTTCCACCCGTTCGACCAGATTGTTGTCGCCGTCGCGGATGTTGACCGCGACGATTCGGATGTCGTCTTCGAGTCCCGAGTCCCGGAGTTTGGCCTTCAGCAAGTTATCGACCTGATAGACGCCCGCGGCGTTCAACATCTCGATTTCCACGAGGACCGGCACGGTATCGCCCTGCATCAGCGTGACGCGCTGGATGGCCTGACTCGACACGGTGTCGATGCCACGGCCGCCCTTCTCGTAGGGCATCCGCGAGCGACCCTTCTCCATGTCGAGGGCGTCGGCCACCCGGACGACCCCCGCCTCGGTCGTGAGGGGGTCTTCCTCGGTGTGGTGACAGAGGATGGCGTGGAGGACCTCGCCTTTCACGCGGACGACATCCTCGCGGTCGTAGAAGTCGAACTGGGGGAGGATGCGGTCGAGAACGTCCGCGGCGAGCGGAATCGACCAGTAGGCGTGTTCGTCGCGGTGGACGACGTGGCCGATGTCGTGGATGGTCGCCGCCAGCGCGACGATGACGCTCTCGTCGGCCTCGTCCAACCCCTGCTCGGACGCGCCGTTGAAGTCGATGCCGCCCTTCTTGAGCAGGTCGTAGAGCGCGAGCGCCCGGTTGCGGACGATGGAGATGTGTTTGCGCCCGTGGTCGTTGTACCCCTTCCGGACGACGGGGTTGACGTTCTGGGCGTCGAGGTAGGTCTGAATCTCGGGGTCGCTCTGAACGAACTCCAAGACCTCGTTGAGGCGGTGGTCGGGGAAGGCGTGTTCGGCCTCGGGGTCGTACTCCCGACCCTCGTCGTCGGACTGCTCGGTGGCGTCGGTCTCGGTCATACTCGATACGTCGTGGCCCAGCGGAAAAAACTCTCGGACGGGGGCGGAGTCGTAGGTCGGGGAACTCGGAGACGGTCGGAGTCCCGATTTGGAAAGCCCCCGTCAGGTCGCTTCGTCTCGTGACAGCGACCGCCGGACTCGCGATAACGAAGGCCCCGAAAGCCCCCGCCCGCTCGCTACGAACCGCGACAGCGACCGCCGGAATCGTGACAACGAACGCCCCGAAAGCCCCCGCCCGCTCGCGGTCGCTCAGCGACATATCCTCGCTCGCTCACTGCGTTCGCTCGCTCCGGATAGGGGTCGCTGAGGCGACCACGGCCTTCGGCCGCGAGCGGGCGGCCCCTTTACCCCGCCCACGGTGGTTTGGTCCACCGAGCGAACGCGACCCGTCCGGACCACGGGACGCGCACCGCGAGCGCCGACGGCGCTCGCGGTGCGGGGAGGAACGGGGGCGCGGTGCGGTGGCGGCACGGTGCTGTGCGGTGGCGGTGCGGTGCCGTGCGGTGGCGGTGCCGTGCGGTGGCGGTGCGGTATGATTGGTTCAAGCCTGAAACTAGTCGTCCCGATTCGTCTGCCGTCGCGGTTGCAGTCGTCCACTGTCGCAGTTGCAGTGCAGTCGGAGGTGTCTACCGTCGTAGTTGCGGTGCCGTCGCAGTGACCTCCGACGACGCCCCTGACAACGCTACCCCCCTGCCAAAAAGCAATCTATACAATTCCTAAACAAACAAAAATGCACCTTTAACAAACCCAGAACAACCTCCGAACGCTCGCACGCACCCGACCGCCGACGCGCGAGACCGACGGGTACACAAGTCCCGACTCACAACCCTCCGGCAATGACCGAACTCGACGTGGAGGCGGTCGAGCGAATCGACGAGAGCGACGTTCCCGAGGGCATCGACGCCCCCGAGTACGTCCTCTACGGCGGGAAAGGCGGCGTCGGCAAGACCACGATGGCGGCGGCGACGGGGATGGCCAGCGCCCGCGACGGCACCGCGACGCTGGTGGTCTCGACCGACCCCGCACACTCGCTGTCGGACACCTACGGGACCGATATTTCCGCGACGCCCGAGCGCATCCGCGAGGACGTGCCCCTCTACGCCGCCGAAATCGACCCCGAGGCCGCCCTCGAAGAGGGACAGGCCCTCTTCGGCGGCGCGGCGACGGGCGGCGAGGGCGCTGGCGACGCCGCGGACGCCGACGGCACAGGTGCCGACGCCGCGGGCGTCGGCGACGAGGGCGCGGCAGGGGGACCGCTCGGGGGTCTCGGCGGGATGCTCGGCGGCGAGAACCCGATGGACGCGATGCTCGGCGGGCCGATGCCCGGCGCGGACGAGGCCGCCGCGATGCAGAAGTTGTTGGAGTTCATGGACGACCCGCGATTCGAGCGCGTCGTCGTGGACACCGCGCCGACCGGCCACACCCTCCGACTGCTCGAACTCCCGGAACTCATGGACACGATGGTCGGGCGCATCATGAAGCTCAAACAGAAGTTTCAGGGCATGATGGAGGGGATGAAGGGGATGTTCGGCGGCGAGGACGCCGACCCCGAACAGGGGTTGGACGACCTCGAAGAACTCAGCGACCGAATCGAACGACTCCGCGCGACGCTTCGGGACCCGACCCAGACCGACTTCCGCGTCGTGATGGTGCCCGAGGAGATGAGCGTCTTCGAGTCCAAGCGTCTGCTCGGCCAACTCGCGGAGTTCGAGGTGCCGGTCGGAACCGTCGTGGTCAACAAGGTGATGGAGGACCTCGCGGACGTGACCGGCGGCGACGTGGACGACGAGGCCTTCGTCTCGCCGAACCTCGATACCTGTGAGTTCTGTCAGCGCCGGTGGGACGTACAACAGGACGCCCTCGCGGAAGCCCAAGAGGTGTTCCGGGGTCACGACGTGAAGCGGGTCCCCCTGCTGGCCGACGAGGTGCGCGGCGAGCGAATGCTGGCGCTGGTGGCGAGTTGTCTGGAGTGACGCCGCGCGGTCTTTTGAATATTTATATATTCGGGATTTAAATTACGGATTAGATGAACAGACGCGCGATAGCTCTGACCTATTTTTGGGGACTAGCTTGTTTGCTGACTGTGGGATTGACGACTGGCGCGGTGGTCGGCGGTGCGGCGGCCGCGGGTAACGCGCCGACGGCGACGTTCGACTACTCGCCGTCGGACCCGGTTCCCGACGAGACGGTCACCTTCGACGCGTCGTCGTCCACCGACGACGGCACCATAGAGGAGTACGAGTGGGACTTGGACGGCGACGGCTACTTCGGCTACGACGGTTCGACGGTCACCCGGTCGTTCGACACCGCGGGCGAGTACGTCGTGACCCTTCGCGTCACCGACGACGAGGGCAACAGCGTCACGACGACGAAAACCGTCTCGGTGACGAACGACGCGCCGACGGCGGCGTTCGACTACTCGCCGTCGGACCCGGTTCCCGACGAGACGGTCACCTTCGACGCGTCGTCGTCCACCGACTCGGACGGCAGTATCGAGGAGTACGAGTGGGACTTGGACGGCGACGGCTACTTCGGTTACGACGGTTCGACGGTCACCCGGTCGTTCGACACCGCGGGTAGCTACACCGTCACGCTCCGAGTCACCGACAACGGCGACGTGACCACCAAAGAGACCAAGACGGTTCGGGTCGGCAACGACGCGCCCAACGCCACGTTCACCTACTCGCCGTCGGACCCGGCACCCGACGACACGATTACGTTCGACGCCGGAGCGTCCTCGGACGCCGACGGGAACATCGAAGAATACGAGTGGGACTTCGACGGCGACGGCTACTTCGGCTACGACGGGTCCCAGAACACCTACTCGTTCGACACCGCGGGTAGCTACACCGTCACGCTCCGAGTCACCGACAACGGCGACGTGACCACCAAGGAGACCAAGACGATTCGAGTCGGCAACGACGCACCCAACGCCACGTTCACTTACTCGCCGTCGAACCCGTCGCCCGACGACACTATCACCTTCGACGCGGGGGCGTCCTCGGACGCCGACGGTCAAATTACCGAGTACGAGTGGGACTTCGACGGTGACGGCTACTTCGGCTACGACGGGTCCCAAAACACCTACTCGTTCGACACCGCGGGCACTTACCCCGTCACGCTCCGGGTCACCGACAACGGCGAGCAGACGGTGAAAGAAATCAGGACGATTCGGGTCGAGAACTCGGCCCCCGAACCCTCGTTCACCTTCTCGCCGACGAACCCCGCGCCCGACCAGACGGTGACGTTCGACGCGGGGGCGTCCTCGGACGCCGACGGCCGGATTACCGAGTACGAGTGGGACTTCGACGGCGACGGCTACTTCGGCTACGACGGGTCCCAGACCACCTACACGTTCGACGAATCGGGCGTCCAGACGGTGACGCTCCGGGTCACCGACAACGGCGAGCGCACGGTGAAAAAGACGCTCCGCGTTCCGGTCGGCGACGTGGCGACGACCACGCCGGAGTCGCTGGCGTTGGAGGAGACGACCGAAACCACCGAGCGGACCGAAGCGCCCGAGACCGAGGAAACGCCGGAATCGACCGAAGACACCGCGTCGTCGGGCGTTGACGGCCAGTCGTTCGCCAACGGCGAGTTGTTCCAAGTCGCTCGCCTCTACACCCCCGAGAAGATAATCGCGCCGGGGAGTCCGGGCCGACTCGCTGGCGCGTTCACGGCGGACGTGACCAACGAGAAACCGGTCAAGGTCCAGATTACGCTACAGGTTCCCAGCGGCATCCAGATTCAGGGCGGGAGTGACGTACAGAGTAGCGGCGGCGGACTCCCCACCGCGACGTTCGTCATCGCGCCCGGCGAGACCAAAGACATCTCGGCGGAGGTGGTCGGGTCCGACCCCGGCACGTACACGCTCCGGGCCGCTATCACCTACTTCCCGGTCGGCAACACCAGCGCCGCCAAGGAGTACGACGGACTCGAACTGAACTTCGAGGTGCGCGACGACGAGACCACCGAGTCCGCGAGCGACGAGGGGACCGAGACCGTCACAGAGACCGCGCCGACCGGCGACACGCCGGGATTCTCGGTCGGTGTGACGGTGGTCGCACTGCTCGCGGCCGCGATGCTCGCGCGCAGAGCGGGAGAGTAGACTACTCCCCGAGCGGATTTTTCGCCACGAGCGAGAACAGGAGTCCGAAGAACTTGTCGCGGAGCTTCGCCGGAATAAATCTGGCGAGTAACGTCACCTTCGCCACCTGTCCGACCGGGTAGCGGTCGGCGGGGTCCGACAGGTTCGCGGCGTCGAGAATCGTCTCGGCCACCTCGCGAGGCGACACCGAACCGGGACCGCCGCCGCCGATGGCCTCGCTGTCGTCCAGAATCGAGTAGAGGGTGTCGTAGCCGTCAGAGCGCTCGACGCCCTGCAACTCGTCGTTCGCGCGCTCCGTGAAGGCGGTGTCCACCGGGCCGGGTTCGACCAGCACCACGTCGATGCCGTGGTCGGCCACCTCGGGACGGAGCGAGTCGGTGATGCCCTCCATGGCGAACTTCGAACCGCTGTAGACGCCCATGCCGGGCGTGGCGAGTCGCCCGGCGACGCTGGAGACGTTGACGATGGTCCCGGTCTGGCGCTCGCGCATGTGGGGCAGGACCTCGCGGACGAGGCGGTGGGGACCGTAGACGTTGACCGCGAACTGGTCTTCGACGCTCTCTACGGGCACGTCCTCGACGGGACCGAGTTGGGCGTACCCCGCGTTGTTGACGAGGCAGTCCACGCGGCCCTCCTCGTCTATCATGCGTTCGACCACGCGCTCTACGTCGTCTTCGTCGGTCACGTCGAGCGTAGCGATGTTCGCCCCGGCCTCGCCGAGCGCCTCCACGTCGGCGGGGTTGCGGGCCGTCGCGTAGACTTCCCACCCGTCTTCGAGGAAGGCGTGGGCCGTCTCGCGTCCGATGCCCGACGAGCAACCAGTGATGAGAACGGTTTCGGTCACACTCCCACTGTCGCGTCGGGGACAGATAAATTTCGTCGGTTCGGGGTCCAGTTCGCGGTTCGACCGAGGGTCCGTTCCACCGAGCGCACGCGTGCCGGACTCACTCCCCGATGTCCGCCTTCACCTCGTCGGCGTAGCTATCGGCCAGTCGCGTCGGTTCCGGGAGTTTGTAGCCATCGCAGAGCCGCGCCACGAGGTCCGTCGTCGTCTCGGCACTCACGCGGTGGCCGGGGCTGACGTAGAGGGGATTGACGTGGCGCGTCTCGGGGTCGTCGTACTGTCGCGACTGGTAGGCGTAGCCGATGACCGTCCCCGGCGGCGCGGTCACGCCGTCGTCCGATTCGATGGCGACCCGCGCGCCCTCCGGCAGGTGGCCGTCCAGCGACTCGCGCGGGCGGCCACAGAGCAGGTTCTTGGCGACCCCGATTGCCGGAACGTCGAGGGTGACGCCGACGTGGGTGGCGATGCCCGCCTGCCGGAAGTGGATGCGCCCGCTCCCGTCGAGGACCGCGAGGTCCGGTTCGACCGCGAGTTTCTCGAACGCCGAGAGGATGGCCCCGCCCTCGCGGAACGACAGCAGGCCCGGGACGTAGGGTATCTCGGTGGGTTCGACGGCGTGGACGCGCTCTATCACCTCGCCGCCGCGAGTCGCGACGATGGCGCTGACGGCCTGCTCGCCGTCGGCGGCGAACGCTTGGTCCACGCCAGCGACGACGGGCGGGTCGTCCCCGCTGACCGTCCCGCCTAACTGCGTCTGCTCGGCGTCGCCCGCGCCCGCCGACACCGCCTCGGGGTCGAAGTCGAACCGGTCTTCGAAGACGGCGACTTCCGCGATGTCGCGCTGGAGTCGCTCCATCTCCGCGCGCGAGAGCGAGGCGTCGGGGACGAACTCGGGGTGGACTGGTCTCATGGGCGAGACGAGGGGAGGCGGCGGGAAAAGCGATTGGAAGCGACGGGACAGCGATTGAAAGCGGCGGGAAAAAGCGAGCGTGCGGGAGCGTCAGAACCGGCCGCCGGGTCCGCCCGGACCGCCCGGACCGCGGCCCGGACCACCGCCGCCGCCGAGTTGGAGTTCCTGCGGTGCGCGCTCGCCCTCCTGTTTGAGTTTCGCGCCGTAGGCGAGACCGATTGCGACGCCCGCGAGGTGGGCCAACTGCGCCACGCCGCCAGCGCCGATACCGCCCGTCGCGGAGACGAACACCGAATAGCCGACGAACAGCGTCGTCGCCAACCACAGCGGCATCGGGAGGATGAAGTAGAGGTAGATAGTGAGGCTGGGGTTCAGGACGGTCAGCACGCCCAGAATCGCCGCAATCGCGCCGCTCGCGCCGACGACGCCCGACGGGATGCCCGGATACATGATTGCCGAGACGCCCGCCTGCGCGAGACCCGCGGCCATCCCCGCGACGAGGAAGAGCGCGACGAACTTCTTCGACCCGATTCGTCGCTCTACCACCGGCCCGAAGAAGTACAGCACGATGGAGTTGAGCGCGATGTGGCCGAACCCGCCGTGGGCGAAGATGGACGTGACCCACGTCCACACCCGCAGGAGGTGGTCGGACTGGAGGACGAATATCGGCCCGACCAGCCACGGGGCCGTGAGTTGGACCACCAGTTGGGCCGCGAAGGTGAGCCACATCAGTCCGAGGAACACGTAGGTCATGTTGTCCCGGAAGTAGCCAAGCGGCCCGCCCGGACCCGTGTTCACGCCGATGCGGTCGCTGACGCCCGAGGACTGACCGCCTTCGTTCACGCTGTCGTCGAAACCACTGTCGAACACGCCGTCGGGGTCGTTCCACTCGTTCAGCCCCGGACAGTCGTGACTCTCCGGAAGCCGGTGGGTAGAACAGTACGTGCCGCCGCATCTCCGGCAGTTGTACGGCATGTTCTCGTGTTCGCCACACTCGTCGCACTGCGCCATTGGAAGAGTCTTGGGGGCCGGACCTGAAAGGGATTTGGGTCGTAGCGGGTCTCGTCGCTCCGACGAGACCCGGAATCGGACGTGTCAGTCGTCGGAGTATCCGTCGGTCTCACTCCGACTTCCGGCCGCCGTACACCGCGAAGTTGTAGTACTGCCAGATGGACGTGACCGCCTCGAACCCGGCGTCCCGAAGCCAGACGAGTTGGTCGGTCAGCGTCGAGGGGTCGTCGTAGTCGTCGCTGGCCTGCCACTCGTCCATGAAGTCGTCTTCCTGCCACCCCTTCGAGCGCACCCAGTTTTCTATCATCTCGCCCGAGACGGTTTCGAGGTGCGGGGCGTCGAACCGAATCACGTCGCCGTTGATGAACCATCCGCCGGGGGAAAGCGACTCGTACACCGCGTCGAACAGGTCGCGCTTCCGGCCCTCGTCCAAGTGGTGTATCGCCAGCGACGAGACCACGAGGTCGTACTCGTCTTCGGCGGCCGGGTAGTCGTCGGGGAACGCGCCGCGTTCGAGGGTCGCCCGGTCGCCGAACGTCTCCAGTTTGCGCTCGGCCTCGCCGAGCATCTGCTCGCTGTGGTCCACGACGAGAACGTCGCTCTTCGGGAACCGGGTTAGAAGTTTGGTCGTGAGTTCGCCGGTGCCCGCGCCGAGTTCGAGGACGTTCACGGGGTCGTTTCGGTCGTGGGGCGGGGAGTTGAGAATCGCGTCGTGGAGTTCGTCGTAGCGCGGAACGATGGCCTCGATACCGGGGTCGTAGACGCTCGCGTCCGCGAACACTTCGCCGGGCTTTTTCATGCACCTCCGTACTCACCCCACGCTTGTATGCTTTGAACGGAGTCATACGCCGCCCGGCGATTATTTCCCGAGCGCATGCTCCGGCAGTCGTCGCCCGGACCTACGACAGGGGGTAGTCCCCCCGAGCGACGTTTCCCGGCGAATTTTTGACGCTGGCGGACCGAGATGGGGACGTGAAGGAGTACGAGCGAAAACAACTGCTCGAACGCGTCGAGCGAGAGGGCGCGACGGTCGG
It contains:
- a CDS encoding HD domain-containing protein, which encodes MTETDATEQSDDEGREYDPEAEHAFPDHRLNEVLEFVQSDPEIQTYLDAQNVNPVVRKGYNDHGRKHISIVRNRALALYDLLKKGGIDFNGASEQGLDEADESVIVALAATIHDIGHVVHRDEHAYWSIPLAADVLDRILPQFDFYDREDVVRVKGEVLHAILCHHTEEDPLTTEAGVVRVADALDMEKGRSRMPYEKGGRGIDTVSSQAIQRVTLMQGDTVPVLVEIEMLNAAGVYQVDNLLKAKLRDSGLEDDIRIVAVNIRDGDNNLVERVEL
- a CDS encoding ArsA family ATPase → MQFLNKQKCTFNKPRTTSERSHAPDRRRARPTGTQVPTHNPPAMTELDVEAVERIDESDVPEGIDAPEYVLYGGKGGVGKTTMAAATGMASARDGTATLVVSTDPAHSLSDTYGTDISATPERIREDVPLYAAEIDPEAALEEGQALFGGAATGGEGAGDAADADGTGADAAGVGDEGAAGGPLGGLGGMLGGENPMDAMLGGPMPGADEAAAMQKLLEFMDDPRFERVVVDTAPTGHTLRLLELPELMDTMVGRIMKLKQKFQGMMEGMKGMFGGEDADPEQGLDDLEELSDRIERLRATLRDPTQTDFRVVMVPEEMSVFESKRLLGQLAEFEVPVGTVVVNKVMEDLADVTGGDVDDEAFVSPNLDTCEFCQRRWDVQQDALAEAQEVFRGHDVKRVPLLADEVRGERMLALVASCLE
- a CDS encoding PKD domain-containing protein — protein: MGLTTGAVVGGAAAAGNAPTATFDYSPSDPVPDETVTFDASSSTDDGTIEEYEWDLDGDGYFGYDGSTVTRSFDTAGEYVVTLRVTDDEGNSVTTTKTVSVTNDAPTAAFDYSPSDPVPDETVTFDASSSTDSDGSIEEYEWDLDGDGYFGYDGSTVTRSFDTAGSYTVTLRVTDNGDVTTKETKTVRVGNDAPNATFTYSPSDPAPDDTITFDAGASSDADGNIEEYEWDFDGDGYFGYDGSQNTYSFDTAGSYTVTLRVTDNGDVTTKETKTIRVGNDAPNATFTYSPSNPSPDDTITFDAGASSDADGQITEYEWDFDGDGYFGYDGSQNTYSFDTAGTYPVTLRVTDNGEQTVKEIRTIRVENSAPEPSFTFSPTNPAPDQTVTFDAGASSDADGRITEYEWDFDGDGYFGYDGSQTTYTFDESGVQTVTLRVTDNGERTVKKTLRVPVGDVATTTPESLALEETTETTERTEAPETEETPESTEDTASSGVDGQSFANGELFQVARLYTPEKIIAPGSPGRLAGAFTADVTNEKPVKVQITLQVPSGIQIQGGSDVQSSGGGLPTATFVIAPGETKDISAEVVGSDPGTYTLRAAITYFPVGNTSAAKEYDGLELNFEVRDDETTESASDEGTETVTETAPTGDTPGFSVGVTVVALLAAAMLARRAGE
- a CDS encoding SDR family oxidoreductase — encoded protein: MTETVLITGCSSGIGRETAHAFLEDGWEVYATARNPADVEALGEAGANIATLDVTDEDDVERVVERMIDEEGRVDCLVNNAGYAQLGPVEDVPVESVEDQFAVNVYGPHRLVREVLPHMRERQTGTIVNVSSVAGRLATPGMGVYSGSKFAMEGITDSLRPEVADHGIDVVLVEPGPVDTAFTERANDELQGVERSDGYDTLYSILDDSEAIGGGGPGSVSPREVAETILDAANLSDPADRYPVGQVAKVTLLARFIPAKLRDKFFGLLFSLVAKNPLGE
- a CDS encoding endonuclease V, producing the protein MRPVHPEFVPDASLSRAEMERLQRDIAEVAVFEDRFDFDPEAVSAGAGDAEQTQLGGTVSGDDPPVVAGVDQAFAADGEQAVSAIVATRGGEVIERVHAVEPTEIPYVPGLLSFREGGAILSAFEKLAVEPDLAVLDGSGRIHFRQAGIATHVGVTLDVPAIGVAKNLLCGRPRESLDGHLPEGARVAIESDDGVTAPPGTVIGYAYQSRQYDDPETRHVNPLYVSPGHRVSAETTTDLVARLCDGYKLPEPTRLADSYADEVKADIGE
- a CDS encoding rhomboid family intramembrane serine protease is translated as MAQCDECGEHENMPYNCRRCGGTYCSTHRLPESHDCPGLNEWNDPDGVFDSGFDDSVNEGGQSSGVSDRIGVNTGPGGPLGYFRDNMTYVFLGLMWLTFAAQLVVQLTAPWLVGPIFVLQSDHLLRVWTWVTSIFAHGGFGHIALNSIVLYFFGPVVERRIGSKKFVALFLVAGMAAGLAQAGVSAIMYPGIPSGVVGASGAIAAILGVLTVLNPSLTIYLYFILPMPLWLATTLFVGYSVFVSATGGIGAGGVAQLAHLAGVAIGLAYGAKLKQEGERAPQELQLGGGGGPGRGPGGPGGPGGRF
- a CDS encoding class I SAM-dependent methyltransferase produces the protein MKKPGEVFADASVYDPGIEAIVPRYDELHDAILNSPPHDRNDPVNVLELGAGTGELTTKLLTRFPKSDVLVVDHSEQMLGEAERKLETFGDRATLERGAFPDDYPAAEDEYDLVVSSLAIHHLDEGRKRDLFDAVYESLSPGGWFINGDVIRFDAPHLETVSGEMIENWVRSKGWQEDDFMDEWQASDDYDDPSTLTDQLVWLRDAGFEAVTSIWQYYNFAVYGGRKSE